The genomic interval gaaTCACGAGTCCAGTGCTCGAACAACTGAACTAACTTggccccggtgtaacacgagaaaattactcccacgagatttttactccggagtaaacatttcgtacaaaaaagttactccctttacgaaaaaagcactcccccattacacgagaaaattactccccaagacaggtgagttccgagtaaacatttcgtacaaaaatgttactcccctgacgaataaataacgaataaattacttcaccccaacacaagcaaggtagcgcgacattcgtgtgcgcgagatcacttattggcattatcccttcacccgcatcccatttttgcgtacgagatttttactggaagtaaaaaaaatgggcaGTAAAattttcgtggagggagtaactttttcgtgccttggggagttcttttctcgtacgaaaagtgtactcggagtaagaatttcgtacgaaatatttactccggagtaaatttttcggggagtaaaaatgtcgtgttacaccggtcatcTTGTTGTTCAGATATttagagaaaaaaataattgaCTCACGGCGTCAGGATGGTCCCATGGCTTTGCCTCAGTGATGACAGTGGTTTGCGCCACCATCGACTCCTGCACAGGcgtcttctcctcctcctcctcggcGTCCGGCTCGGCCTTGACCTCTTTGGCTTCCGGCACGACTTCCGGCAAGGCTTCCGGCGGCGTTATCTCTTCAACCGGCTTCTTCTTCACCCGTCGGATGTCGCctgacaaggtcaaggtcttCTCCTCGAAGGCGCCTTCGACCATGTTAAACATGGCGTTTTTGACGCGCGCTTTGGTCGGGTGAGGATGCGGCTTGAAGTAAtcttgttcctcgtctgccatcATGGACTTTCTGTTTGGATTTTGTAGGGTACGCGAGGTTTAGGCCGATGAGTCCAGGAGGAGTCGTTGTAGGTGATCCGAGAAGTAGATTGTTCTTGTGGAGGTCTggaagagagaaacaaagagtgAAGTTAAAAGTTTTTGTCCACGCCATTGTTATTAAAGCTCACTTATTTATATCTAAgtcagactgtgtgtgtgcgtgtgtgtgtgtgtgtgtgtgtgtgtgtgtgtgtgtgtgtgtatgtgtgtgtgtgtttgtaccgccgtgtgtgtgtgtgtgtgtgtgtgtgtgtatgtgtgtgtgtccatatgcgtgtttgtgtgcgttcttGTTAGCACGAGTCAACTGACAGCTTTTTAATAGCAATATTTGATAGTTTCATAATTTTGCGATAACCACATCAAGATAAAATCGTTTTaggtgatctctctctctctctctctctctctctctctctctctctctctctctctctctctctctctctcttatcttcctctctctctctcttatctctctctctcgctctctcatcatctctctcactctctctctctctctctctctcagcattAATTTTTGTTTCCATTTTATTGGTTGCATTTAATATTTTTCATTTATCAATTTGTTCCATTGTATTGTTCTTTAGTGGATATTATAATCTTTTTGAATTTAATTAAAGACAAGTTGTTAGACAAGGCAATGTGCCTTTaaccttgtaaaataaagttcgttcgttcgttcgctctttcgttctctctctctctctctctctctctctctctctctctctctctctctctctctctctctttcttagtctctctctctctttgggtGTGTGAACGAGCTCACATCGATGCGTGACGCATGAAAAGGTAGCTCCGCCGTTTTTTGTTAATTACTCTGTGCAACGTCAATTAGCACCTTGAAACTTTGCATAGTGAGTGCCAAGCCACCATGCCATCTGCAGCACTTGACTTTAGGGGTGCTGTTGGCAGATTTGCGTTTGTATTTGCCAGTTTCATGTTTCGACGTGCAAAAGAGAAGGCGGCCATGTATCAGCGTGTATTGAAAATCCGAAACAGGCCAACCGGTGTCATGGTAGGTTTGTTACTGGTGTTGCTGTACTTCGGAAACATTCTGCACCAATGTGGAGACATCGAGCTCAACCCTGGACCTAACCCTAGACGTGGTGCATCTGCTACTTCTGCCACGGCATCTGCTGACGGCGAACCTAGTCTGAGAGATGTTATGGATCTGCTGGCTGACATAAAAGGTGACATAAAGGAAATGAAAAATGGCTTTGCAAATCTGCAAGAAGAGGTGCGGGAAGTGAGAGAAGAAGTATCGGAAGTGTGGCGAATGAACAATGAGCTGAAAAGTGAGAACGATGTCTTGAAAACGAAAGTGGAGCGTTTAGAGGCAAAGACCGATGATCTGGAATGTAGGTccaaaagaaacaatgtgatGTTTTACGGACTGCCGAGGGAGGAAAACGAAAAATGGGAAGACTGTGAAGCTACGGTGAGAGAGCTCATTGTCGACAAGCTTGAGTTGGGAGGAGATATCCAGTTTGACCGCGTGCACCGGGTCAGTGCAAAACCAGACTCGCCAGTCATCGCTAGATGTTGCTTCTACAAAGACAAGGAGCTGATTCTGAAAGCAAAAAGAAAGCTCAAAGGTAGCGACATCTTCATTGGTGAAGATTTCTCTCAACGTGTGAGAGACATCAGGAAGAAGCTCACTCCACATCTGAAGGCGGCTCAGAAAGATGGCAAGAAGGCGACAATGATATACGACCACCTAGTCATCAATGGGAAAAAATGTGTGGTTGATAAAGACGATCGCCTGCATGAACGGAAATAAGGTTTCGGCCGGCCCCCAAGGAAAACTTCAGATAGTAAGTTTTTGATTTTTCCGGGGAATCATAGTGCAAAGGGAACACATACAAAAGTGACACCGGTTTCACAACGTGTAAGGGAAGTTCCTGCCAATTGTTGTGACAGTGTTGTGACTGGGGCAAAGCAGTATTTCGCACGTGGGAACAGTGCGGACATCCGAAAGACACCGGTGTTACCTGTAGTTTTGGACAACGCGGTGAGCGCACGTGGAAAAACGGACTGTGTTAGCGATAACAATGTGGACGACAGCGAATGTGTTTTGGAGAAAGTGAAAACGAGGCACTTGACAGTGGTGAGCGGTACGAATGGTGGTGAGAATGGTGACGGTGATGACGAGGTGGTGGATACGTCAAATTTAAATGGCACTGATCGATCTGATGACGTTGAACAATTTGGTAATTCATTATCTTTTCTTCATTGGAATGTTTGCGGTATCTTGTCAAAATTAGACGATCCCGAGTTTGTCGATTTTCTCTCTTCTTATGACATTGTCTGTCTGGTAGAGACGTTTGTTCTAACTTTCGAGTCATGTCTTTTTAATGACCATACGGTTTTCGTCAAGCCAGCAGTCAAATTGACGCGGCAGGGAAGATGTTCGGGTGGGGTGATATGTCTAATACGGAATAATATTATCCCCCACGTTACACAGTTGGAAAGTGATAGTCACTACTTCCTTTCGTTTGTTCTGCATAAAGAGTACTTTAGGTTCACTAAGGACATTTTGCTTCTCTGTGCATACATCCCACCTGAACATTCACCGTATTATActgcttttgattttgaaaatggaATAAATATTTTAGAATCATGCTTGGCGGATAGTCTTTTGTCTTTGGATGATGTAGATGTAATCGTATGTGGTGACCTGAATTCTAGGACCTCGGATATTACACCTGATTACGTTGACGAACAGGATTTATATGTACATGTTAGTAAAGTTGATTGGTTTGAGACAAAAAGGTCTTCCGAAGATAAAATCTTGAACAATTACGGGAAAAAATTGCTTTGTATGTGTACTGGTTTCGGATTGTGTATTCTGAATGGAATGTGTCAAGGTGACCTTCGTGGACGATACACATTTATCTCTGATAGTGGAAGCAGTGTGAATGACTACTTTTTGATGTCTGTAAATCTATTTGAATCAGCTGCGAATAATTGCAAGTTGAATGTTTTAGAGCGTATTGAATCAGACCATATGCCGGTGGAGTTGGTTTTGCATGATAAAAGATGTATGCCGAATGCCATTATGAATGAAGCTGGTTGTGAGGTTGACAAATTTGTTGTCAAATATTGTTGGAAGACTGAATGTGCGGCTGCCTTCTCCTCTTTAATGAACTCAGGTGATGTACAGTACGAACTTGTCAATGCTGCTGCCTTAATTGAGAATGATGTTAACGCCGCACTGAACAAGTTTAATGATGTCATAAAACAGCAAGGTGAATGcatgaaaaaaagaatgtcAATAGGTGGTAAGTCGATACAGAGAGAATGGTTTGACCATGAATGCCAAACAGCAAGAAGTCATGTCCGTAAGATGTTACATAAATGTAGAAAATCAAAAGATATTTTggataaaaatatatattgcATTGCTAGGCGTGAATATAAATACCTGATTGTTATGAAAAAGAAAAGCTACAACGCTGGTCTACTCGCAGGCTTGAGCAGCTCAGTAAAATCGCAGAAACTATTTTGGGAAACTATGAAGAAACTTTCACGGAGGAAAACGCAGCCGCGTCATAACATTACTCTAGATGATTGGTTCcaacattttaagaatgtattagAGAAGGACACACATGTAGCTATAGTGGACGTCGTTGATGGGGCTGTGGATGAAAATGTTGATGTTAATGATGAaggaaatgatgatgatgttgttgaacATGTATTAGATAGACCGATTTCGAAAGAAGAAGTCACTCTTGCAATTAGAAAGCTGAAGAACGGAAAGTCTGCTGGTCCAGATGGGCTGATTGGTGAGTTTTTCAAGCATTCGGGTGAGGCTGTGGTGGTGTTTTTAGTAAGGTTGTTTAATGTCTTGTTTGATAGTGGCTTTTACCCGGACAACTGGAAGGAATCAATAATCTTGCCTCTGTTTAAGAAAGGTCAGATAAATGACACCAATAACTACAGAGGAATATCACTGTGCGATGTCAGCAGTAAATTATATAGCTCCATAATTAATAACAGATTGCAGGAATGGATTAGCACTAATAATATTACTGGTGAACATCAAGCTGGATTTAAAAAAGATCATTCAACAGTTGACCATATCTTTACACTCCTGGCGGCCATTCAGAAACAGTTTACTAATAACAGAAAATTGTATGTCGCATTTGTTGACTTTGAGAAGGCATTCGATTCGATTTCTAGGAAACTTCTGTGGCCTGTACTTATGAAAAACGGTATTAGAGGAAAATTGCATCGTTGTGTGAAAAGCATGTATTTGGATGTGAAAGCTAAAATAAGATGTGGCGCTAAATTTACTGATGTAATCAATTGTACATATGGGGTAAAACAAGGTGATGTATGTAGCCCTGTGTTGTTTTCGTTATTTATTAATGAATTAGCTTTGGAAGTAATGGAAAATGGAAAACATGGTGtgacatttgattttgttgaatttttcatattgctttttgctgatgacattGTATTGCTCTCCACAACTGTTGTTGGCCTGCAAAGACAGCTGAATAATATGTACAATGCAGCTTCTCGATTGGAGTTGAAAGTTAACATGAACAAAACTAATATTATTGTTTTCCGTAAAGGAGGATATTTAGCTAGTTGTGAAAAATGGAATTATGGTGCAgataaagttgttgttgttaacgcttataagtatttaggaatattttTTTCCACGAGACTTAGTTTTAATGTTTCCTGTCAGGATTTGGTGAGTAGGGGTAAACGGGCAGTGTTTGGTATACTCCGTGTGTTGCACAAGTTAGAGAGTAGTTCTTACAAATTGTTTACAAAATTGTTTGATTCTCAAGTTCAACCGATTGTGCAATATGGTGCTGAGATTTGGGCTTTCCAAAAAGGTACTGAAATAGAAAAACTACACTTATTCGCCATGAAACGATTCCTGCATGTAGACATGAGAACACCAAACGaccttgtgtatggtgaattgggaagattcCCAATATATCTAAACTCATATGTAAAGTGCATTACATATTGGCTAAAACTAACAAGAATGGAAAATTCTAAGATTCCATGTAAAGCATACAAAGTTCTCTATAATTTAGATTGTAATGGCAAGATTACATGGGCGACGGATGTTCgaaagtgtttgttctctcatgggtttgcagatgtatggtacaaccaaggggtggacagtattggtggttttctgaaatgtttcagacagcgattgatagattgcagatggcaagactggaacgaccatatgcaaagcagtgatcgattctctacatacagattgtttaagaccacaagcagtactgaagcgtatatagatatggaaatgaaCAGCTATGTGAAAAGTGCATTAACTAAATTCAGGTTCGGTGTATCGGATCTTGCTGTACACAGGTGTAGGTATAGTgtacggagtgaggaagatttgttgtgtcgtctgtgtaaattggctgaagaaaatgaaatacactttatgttctgctgtcctgcactacgtgacctaagagtattattgataaagccaaaatattataatcatccatgtatgtaccgatatactttgcttatgtctactggaaatgtcagtcaaatatccaaattagcacaatatatttatcagggaatgaaaagattaatcactgtgacatgatctatgtacacatgtattactgtttgatgtatacaaatttgggacatttatgaaacacaatattttactatgattatgttgtatatggacgcatacccttcagaaggggctctggcctaaaactgaataaactttcgtattcgtattcgtattctctctctttttttaaattttttaaatcaCGCCGTGTggtacttctttttacatttagtcaagtgttgactaaatgttttaacgtagagggaggaatcgagacgagggtcgtggtgtatgtgtatggaaCGCCAAAAGGCCCACGTTCTCGAGATCAACCCTCGATACTGGCACACTCCATACTGGCAGTATCGAGATGCGCAGACTCGATACTCCTTCATTTCATTGGTCTGATCTCGATACTGCGAGTCTTGTTACGTTCTTGAGCAGATCGATTGGCATAGCAACCAGTATCGGGATTGAAAaacgagggtgtgacagtgccgtctcaacttttacaaaaagccggatatgacgtcatcaaatacatttatcgaaaaaatgaaaaaaatcgtccggggatatcatacccaggaactctcatgtcaaatttcataaagatcggtccagtagtttactctgaatcgctctacacacacacacgcacacacacacacacacacacacacacacacacacacacacacagacacacatacaccacgaccctcgtctcgatcccccctctatgttaaaatatttagtcaaaacttgactaaatgtaaaaagaccacCACCCAATATTGTTTCTTGTCTTGAAGCTTTGGATCAAAGCCATGCCAGAtatgaaataataataataataataatattaaagtgtatttattttgcgtctatcccttacaaaaaacaaaaatatttggctctaagcgcattacaacatgtgtagggacttggtacaatcaagtctgacaaatacaataacacaatatacagtcggtctcttgggtaaaaatgggaaaagcagcttcgacatttaaacactgctactaaaaaatcctctaacaatgcatactgctttacaatacaaaatatgcatttatgtataaataggaatttgaaaaggttcttatgataaaaactaactagcgaacgacgaagaagaagaagaataaaactatcaatgtcaatgtataacaagtcattcaacgtaaatggctaaagaacaacaacaaa from Littorina saxatilis isolate snail1 linkage group LG7, US_GU_Lsax_2.0, whole genome shotgun sequence carries:
- the LOC138970188 gene encoding uncharacterized protein; the encoded protein is MVGLLLVLLYFGNILHQCGDIELNPGPNPRRGASATSATASADGEPSLRDVMDLLADIKGDIKEMKNGFANLQEEVREVREEVSEVWRMNNELKSENDVLKTKVERLEAKTDDLECRSKRNNVMFYGLPREENEKWEDCEATVRELIVDKLELGGDIQFDRVHRVSAKPDSPVIARCCFYKDKELILKAKRKLKGSDIFIGEDFSQRVRDIRKKLTPHLKAAQKDGKKATMIYDHLVINGKKCVVDKDDRLHERK